Genomic segment of Ascidiaceihabitans donghaensis:
AGCCCCAATGTGTCGGACAACATGTCGCCGGACGTAAACGTGACTTGGGCTTGGTGGTGCTCGGGCAAGCGTTTTTGCGCGATTTCAACCAGCGACGGCGAAATATCAACGGCCACAACTGTGGCGCCGCGTGCGGCCAGTTCTGCCGTCATTTGTCCGGCCCCGCACCCTGCATCAAGCACCCGTTGACCTGTCAGATCGACCGGCAAGCGCGACAACATCAGCGCACGCATCTTGTCACGGCCTGCGCGCACTGTTTCACGTATTCTTGACACAGGCGCGTCAGAGGTCAGTGCCTCCCAGGTCTTGGTGGCAGTCTTGTCGAAATACGTCTCTACCCGTGACAGGGTTTGGTCATAGGCCAATCAATCAAATCCCAGCAATTCAAAGATTTCACGGTCGGGCAACGGGGCAGGGGCCAACGGATCGGTGCCAGCCCAAAGCGTTTCGGCCAAACGGATGTATTCTTTGCGCACCTGCACAACATCTTCGTCGTCGGGCATTTCAAACAACGTCTTTTTCTTCAGGCGAGACCGCCGAATGGCGTCCAGATCAGGCATATGGGCGATGCGGTTGAAGCCCACAGTCTTGCAGTACCGGTCCACTTCGTCGGTCTCGCGGGACCGGTTGGCGACGCATCCGGCCAAGCGCACTTTGTAGTTGGCGGACTTGGCTTGTACGGCCGCAATAATGCGGTTCAT
This window contains:
- the bchM gene encoding magnesium protoporphyrin IX methyltransferase, giving the protein MAYDQTLSRVETYFDKTATKTWEALTSDAPVSRIRETVRAGRDKMRALMLSRLPVDLTGQRVLDAGCGAGQMTAELAARGATVVAVDISPSLVEIAQKRLPEHHQAQVTFTSGDMLSDTLGLFDHVVAMDSLIYYTAEEIGAALATLDKRTGRTIVFTVAPRTRALMAMWYAGKLFPRSDRSPTMVPHATAPLIAATKRCGVMRPLRPVDRVKSGFYFSQAMELRG